A single genomic interval of Novosphingobium ginsenosidimutans harbors:
- a CDS encoding EF-hand domain-containing protein encodes MTKINRNGALVALALAAIPAALLAQPTPEPKANLTKVDAEARAAEMFARMDANKDGKLDEADRAARQAEHFARLDTDKDGKLSSAEFAAGRPKHEGMAGGPDGPPPMGGKMGRRGGHGGPGGMGMMARMADTNKDGAITRDEFIAAQGKHFAMMDANKDGTVTADERQAARAKMREHMRSMRGAGDKAGHEGH; translated from the coding sequence ATGACCAAGATCAACCGCAATGGCGCTCTTGTCGCGCTTGCCCTCGCTGCGATCCCGGCCGCACTGCTGGCCCAGCCCACGCCCGAGCCGAAGGCCAACCTGACCAAGGTTGATGCCGAGGCCCGCGCTGCGGAGATGTTCGCCCGCATGGATGCCAACAAGGACGGCAAGCTGGACGAGGCTGACCGTGCTGCCCGACAGGCCGAGCACTTTGCCCGCCTCGATACCGACAAGGATGGCAAGCTCTCGTCAGCCGAATTTGCCGCCGGTCGCCCCAAGCATGAGGGCATGGCAGGGGGCCCGGATGGCCCGCCACCGATGGGTGGCAAGATGGGTCGGCGCGGTGGTCATGGCGGCCCCGGCGGGATGGGTATGATGGCCCGCATGGCCGATACCAACAAGGATGGCGCGATCACCCGCGACGAGTTCATTGCCGCCCAGGGCAAGCATTTCGCGATGATGGATGCCAACAAGGACGGCACTGTCACCGCCGACGAACGTCAGGCCGCCCGCGCCAAGATGCGTGAACATATGCGGTCGATGCGCGGCGCTGGCGACAAGGCCGGCCACGAAGGGCACTGA
- a CDS encoding response regulator — MDSASATRLLLVDDEPSLREPLAEYLSRQGFVVTEAASAAEARSRLREGLPDLVLLDIMMPGEDGLSLCRHIGEALALPVILLTAKGEATDRIVGLEIGADDYVVKPFEPRELVARIRSVLRRAARGGPAPAEDELFEFEGWLLDPLKRRLTAPDGALVPISSVEFRLLLAFLEHPRQVLNRDQLLDMVQGREAHLFDRAVDNQVSRLRRKVETDSRNPTLIQTVWGGGYMLAAEVHRVVARS; from the coding sequence ATGGATTCAGCGTCCGCCACCCGTCTGCTGCTCGTCGATGACGAGCCTTCCCTGCGCGAACCCCTGGCCGAGTATCTCTCGCGCCAGGGGTTTGTCGTTACCGAAGCCGCCAGTGCAGCCGAAGCGCGCAGCCGCCTGCGCGAAGGCCTGCCTGACCTTGTCCTGCTCGATATCATGATGCCGGGTGAAGATGGCCTGTCGCTCTGCCGCCACATTGGCGAAGCGTTGGCGCTCCCGGTGATCCTGCTGACCGCCAAGGGCGAAGCAACCGACCGGATTGTCGGGCTCGAAATCGGCGCCGACGACTATGTGGTCAAGCCTTTCGAACCGCGCGAGCTGGTCGCCCGGATTCGCTCGGTCCTGCGCCGCGCGGCACGCGGCGGACCCGCCCCGGCCGAAGACGAACTGTTCGAATTCGAAGGGTGGCTGCTTGATCCGCTCAAGCGCCGGTTGACCGCGCCCGACGGCGCGCTGGTCCCGATCTCTTCGGTCGAGTTCCGGCTGCTGCTGGCCTTTCTCGAACATCCCCGCCAGGTGCTGAACCGCGACCAGCTGCTCGATATGGTACAGGGCCGCGAGGCGCATCTGTTTGACCGCGCGGTTGACAACCAGGTCAGCCGCCTGCGCCGCAAGGTTGAAACAGACAGCCGCAACCCCACGCTGATCCAGACCGTCTGGGGCGGCGGCTATATGCTCGCGGCCGAGGTGCACCGCGTGGTCGCCCGTTCCTGA
- a CDS encoding ATP-binding protein, which yields MRLWPRSLQGQLLLAVAVALLLGQTINGVLLYRAQTERREAALIHTVAFRLYGALRDEDEAVPRRFRRPPAEAMLQGLPGTRESAAPPILPTDQRLSEHEDDLRALMANQGIALEAVQILRRDIGIDPVAQRRLERRLRRGGEGRLPETVIVAAVRREAAGPWAVARVLVPPPPARPLLGLVIQTLVIYALLVGAIALILQRLTRPLKALTRRVDHFAATRDASDPMQPVGPADVQQLITAHNALEARIAALLDEKNVMLGAIGHDLKTPLAALRVRIETVEDDTQRARMAATIDDIARSLDDILSLARVGRPGDPLEVTDLTALTAQVVEEFEDMGEAASFAGAERITLSLRPTWLRRALRNLVSNALRHGGGTARVNLSRQSASVAIAVEDDGPGIPTGEIERMLEPFTRGDPSRNRGTGGAGLGLTLARAIAEQHGGNLTLANRSAPDGSVAGLTASLTLPLT from the coding sequence ATGCGTCTCTGGCCGCGCAGCCTGCAGGGGCAACTGTTGCTGGCCGTGGCGGTGGCATTGCTGCTGGGCCAGACAATCAACGGCGTCCTGCTGTACCGTGCCCAGACCGAACGGCGCGAGGCTGCGCTGATCCACACTGTTGCCTTCCGCCTCTATGGCGCGCTGCGGGATGAAGACGAGGCGGTTCCGCGCCGCTTCCGCCGCCCGCCGGCCGAGGCGATGCTGCAAGGCCTGCCCGGCACGCGTGAGAGCGCCGCCCCGCCGATCCTGCCCACCGACCAGCGCCTGTCCGAGCATGAGGACGATCTGCGCGCGCTGATGGCCAACCAGGGGATCGCGCTTGAAGCGGTGCAGATTCTGCGCCGCGATATCGGCATCGATCCGGTGGCCCAGCGCCGGTTGGAGCGGCGGCTGCGCCGCGGCGGTGAAGGGCGCTTGCCCGAAACCGTTATCGTTGCGGCCGTGCGCCGCGAGGCAGCCGGCCCTTGGGCGGTCGCCCGCGTCCTGGTGCCGCCGCCCCCGGCTCGCCCGCTGCTTGGCCTGGTGATCCAGACGCTGGTGATTTACGCCCTGCTGGTCGGCGCAATCGCGCTGATCCTGCAGCGGCTGACCCGGCCGTTGAAAGCCCTGACCCGGCGGGTCGATCACTTTGCCGCAACCCGCGATGCCAGCGATCCGATGCAGCCGGTCGGGCCGGCCGATGTCCAGCAGCTGATTACCGCGCACAACGCGCTCGAGGCCCGGATCGCCGCCTTGCTCGACGAGAAGAACGTCATGCTCGGCGCGATCGGCCATGATCTCAAGACCCCGCTGGCAGCGCTGCGCGTCCGGATCGAGACGGTCGAGGATGATACCCAGCGCGCGCGTATGGCGGCAACGATCGACGACATTGCCCGCAGCCTCGACGATATCCTCTCGCTCGCCCGCGTCGGCCGGCCAGGCGATCCGCTGGAGGTGACCGACCTGACGGCGCTCACTGCCCAGGTGGTCGAGGAGTTCGAGGACATGGGCGAAGCCGCCAGCTTTGCCGGGGCCGAGCGGATCACCCTGTCGCTGCGCCCGACTTGGCTGCGCCGCGCGCTCCGCAACTTAGTCAGCAACGCCCTGCGCCACGGCGGCGGCACAGCGCGCGTCAACCTGAGCCGTCAATCCGCCAGCGTGGCGATTGCAGTCGAGGATGATGGGCCAGGCATCCCGACTGGCGAGATCGAGCGAATGCTCGAGCCTTTCACTCGCGGCGATCCCTCACGCAATCGCGGCACGGGCGGGGCTGGCCTGGGCCTCACGCTCGCCCGCGCGATTGCCGAGCAGCATGGCGGCAACCTGACCCTGGCCAACCGTAGCGCGCCCGATGGCAGCGTGGCTGGCCTGACCGCCAGCCTGACCCTGCCGCTTACTTGA
- a CDS encoding M1 family metallopeptidase: MYWKVTAAAVLALAVHAPAWAETVAPATAAPTVPAGKLTGQVQPQAYRLDLTIDPRQERFSGKTEIDAVLKDASRTIDLHWRDLNLQSVEVLAGGQVLKPAAQQVDPTGVGRLTFAEAVPSGPITLRFAYDAPFQTAPSGLFRVKVADEWYAWTQLQSIDGRGVFPSFDEPGFKTPFTVTLRTPPGQTAVSNAPQTGVTREGGLDVHTFAPTLPLPTYLVAAMVGPFAVVEGTVPPSPQRAKPLPLRIISPKPNADRLSFALEGSKEIVRLLEAYFNDAFPYPKLDQITSPIMPGAMENAGADLYNDAIIVMDEKTTTSQKRTFGMVVAHELAHQWFGDLVTPAWWDDIWLNESFANWMGFRIGDEWRPALNIRAGAVQEGFQAMRTDALVAGRPIRQPIETNAQIDEAFDSITYGKGGHVVAMIAGYMGDDKFREGVRRYMAAHRYGNATSTDFFKAMAEASGDARIVPAMQSFTDQQGVPLLTFARAGKSWQVSQSRYARLGATPPETRWGIPLCLRTTGAAPQCQLMTEAKATISYSGKGALVPNAGGTGYYRFELPAAEWDKLIAVADRLPGGEAQALADSLDASFKAGRATPAQLISAARRLALQADSYANGTGIAALASYAEAGFLDDAGKAGFQRLVNAVYAPRLKQLGFDPRAGAYAGHPPEETQRRQQAVGYLARKGGDAALRAQLLAATRAYLAGDRQALDGAWFGPGLAVVVEEGGLAAAKDLADRALGSTDPVFRPVALGAVGGSGQAEIGRWILDQFQDSRLRTSERQGLIRGVVESAGTRDLGWDWLKANYDRLANSGGGIFFASRLPESVAGNCSVARAEEIASLLRPKLQGKTGALGLERAIERVRSCGMLKDARAAALSAALAKVK; the protein is encoded by the coding sequence ATGTACTGGAAAGTTACCGCTGCGGCCGTTCTGGCCCTTGCTGTGCACGCGCCTGCCTGGGCAGAAACTGTTGCACCGGCCACTGCTGCGCCGACAGTCCCGGCTGGCAAGCTGACCGGGCAGGTCCAGCCGCAGGCCTATCGGCTCGACCTGACGATCGATCCACGCCAGGAGCGCTTCTCCGGCAAGACCGAGATCGACGCCGTGCTCAAGGATGCCAGCCGGACGATTGACCTGCATTGGCGTGACCTGAACCTGCAATCGGTGGAGGTCTTGGCTGGCGGCCAGGTGCTGAAGCCCGCCGCCCAGCAGGTCGATCCGACCGGCGTCGGGCGGCTGACCTTTGCGGAAGCCGTCCCGTCCGGTCCAATCACGCTTCGCTTTGCTTATGATGCCCCGTTCCAGACAGCGCCGTCCGGCCTGTTCCGGGTCAAGGTGGCAGACGAATGGTATGCCTGGACCCAGCTGCAATCGATCGACGGGCGCGGCGTTTTTCCCAGCTTTGACGAGCCCGGCTTCAAGACGCCCTTCACAGTCACGCTGCGTACCCCGCCGGGGCAGACCGCAGTCAGCAATGCTCCGCAGACCGGGGTCACGCGCGAAGGCGGGCTGGACGTCCACACCTTTGCCCCGACCCTGCCGCTGCCGACCTATCTGGTTGCGGCGATGGTCGGACCCTTTGCCGTGGTCGAAGGCACAGTCCCGCCCAGCCCGCAGCGCGCCAAGCCGCTGCCGCTGCGGATCATTTCGCCCAAGCCCAACGCTGACCGGCTGAGCTTTGCGCTGGAGGGATCGAAAGAAATCGTCCGTCTGCTCGAAGCCTATTTCAACGACGCTTTCCCCTATCCGAAGCTCGATCAGATCACCTCGCCGATCATGCCAGGGGCGATGGAGAATGCCGGGGCGGACCTCTACAACGATGCGATCATCGTGATGGATGAGAAGACCACCACCAGCCAGAAGCGCACCTTCGGCATGGTCGTGGCGCACGAGCTAGCGCATCAGTGGTTTGGCGATCTCGTCACCCCGGCCTGGTGGGACGATATCTGGCTCAATGAAAGCTTCGCCAACTGGATGGGTTTCCGCATCGGCGATGAATGGCGCCCGGCGCTCAACATCCGGGCCGGGGCGGTGCAGGAAGGGTTCCAGGCGATGCGCACCGATGCGCTGGTCGCCGGCCGGCCGATCCGCCAGCCAATCGAAACCAATGCCCAGATCGACGAGGCGTTCGATTCGATCACCTATGGCAAGGGCGGCCACGTGGTGGCGATGATCGCCGGCTACATGGGCGATGACAAGTTCCGCGAAGGCGTGCGCCGCTACATGGCGGCCCACCGCTATGGCAACGCCACCAGCACCGATTTCTTCAAGGCCATGGCCGAGGCCTCGGGCGATGCCCGGATCGTGCCGGCGATGCAAAGCTTCACCGATCAGCAGGGCGTGCCGCTGCTGACCTTTGCCCGGGCCGGAAAGAGCTGGCAGGTCAGCCAGAGCCGCTATGCCCGGCTCGGCGCGACGCCGCCCGAAACGCGCTGGGGCATTCCGCTGTGCCTGCGCACCACTGGCGCCGCGCCGCAGTGCCAGCTCATGACCGAAGCCAAGGCGACGATCAGCTACTCCGGCAAGGGTGCGCTCGTGCCCAATGCCGGCGGCACCGGCTATTACCGGTTCGAACTGCCTGCCGCTGAATGGGACAAGCTGATCGCCGTGGCGGATCGCCTGCCGGGCGGTGAAGCTCAGGCCCTGGCGGATTCGCTTGACGCCAGCTTCAAGGCTGGCCGGGCCACCCCGGCACAACTGATCAGCGCCGCGCGCAGGCTGGCTCTGCAAGCTGACAGCTATGCCAATGGCACCGGGATCGCCGCACTGGCGAGCTATGCCGAAGCGGGTTTCCTGGATGATGCCGGCAAGGCCGGGTTCCAGCGGCTGGTCAACGCGGTCTATGCCCCGCGGCTCAAGCAGCTGGGCTTTGATCCACGCGCTGGGGCCTATGCGGGCCATCCCCCAGAGGAGACCCAGCGGCGCCAGCAGGCGGTGGGCTACCTCGCCCGCAAGGGCGGCGATGCCGCGCTGCGGGCGCAGCTCCTGGCCGCGACGCGCGCCTATCTGGCGGGTGATAGACAGGCGCTGGACGGAGCCTGGTTCGGGCCGGGCCTGGCTGTCGTGGTCGAAGAGGGCGGCCTTGCCGCAGCCAAGGATTTGGCTGATCGGGCGCTTGGCTCAACCGATCCGGTGTTCCGGCCGGTCGCGCTGGGCGCGGTTGGCGGATCGGGGCAGGCCGAGATCGGGCGCTGGATCCTCGATCAGTTCCAGGATAGCCGCCTGCGCACCAGCGAGCGGCAGGGGCTGATCCGCGGCGTGGTGGAAAGTGCCGGGACTCGCGATCTGGGCTGGGATTGGCTCAAAGCCAATTACGATCGTCTGGCCAACAGCGGCGGCGGCATTTTCTTTGCCTCGCGCCTGCCGGAGTCAGTCGCCGGCAATTGTTCGGTGGCGCGTGCCGAAGAGATCGCCAGCCTGCTGCGGCCGAAGCTGCAGGGCAAGACCGGAGCGCTGGGCCTGGAACGCGCGATCGAGCGGGTCCGCTCATGCGGCATGCTGAAGGACGCGCGGGCAGCCGCGCTTTCGGCCGCGCTGGCCAAGGTCAAGTAA
- a CDS encoding helicase HerA-like domain-containing protein, giving the protein MSEIFLGLGSNGERQVLRLGRANRHGLIAGATGTGKTVTLQTIAEQFSAAGVPVFMADVKGDLAGISMAGSHDFKHADKLESRAAELGITDYAYKDNPAVFWDLYGEQGHPIRTTISEMGPLLLSRLMGLNETQEGVLTVAFKWADDNGLLLLDMDDLQQTLIACAENASELATTYGNISRASVGTIQRQLLAFESQGADKFFGEPAFEINDFIRVDESGKGVINVLAADKLMQSPKLYATFLLYLLSELFEALPEVGDPEKPTLVFFFDEAHLLFEDAPQALFDKVEQVVRLIRSKGVGVYFITQNPIDIPEKIAGQLGNRVQHALRAFTPRDQKAIRAAAETFRINPDLDVETAITELKVGEALVSTLDDDGAPTIVQRTLIAPPRSRLGPVTPKERAIIQSISPFDGKYDNLVDRESAEEVLLQKAADAAQAAQVVEEQGEEAQRAQPRKTTSMWEKAGKAAFGAAAASAGTMVARQMTGRKSAGSPVASAASAAAGAIGTALGGAMLGRFARGLLGGLLR; this is encoded by the coding sequence ATGAGCGAGATCTTCCTCGGCCTTGGTAGCAACGGTGAGCGCCAGGTGCTGCGGCTGGGCCGCGCCAACCGCCACGGACTGATCGCCGGGGCGACCGGCACCGGCAAGACCGTCACGCTCCAGACCATTGCCGAGCAGTTCTCCGCCGCCGGGGTGCCGGTGTTCATGGCCGACGTGAAGGGCGATCTGGCGGGCATCTCGATGGCCGGCAGCCACGATTTCAAGCACGCCGACAAGCTGGAAAGTCGCGCTGCCGAGCTGGGCATCACCGACTATGCCTACAAGGACAATCCGGCGGTGTTCTGGGACCTTTATGGCGAACAGGGCCACCCGATCCGCACCACGATTTCCGAAATGGGCCCGCTGCTGCTGAGCCGGCTGATGGGTCTGAACGAAACGCAGGAAGGGGTGCTGACCGTTGCCTTCAAGTGGGCCGATGACAACGGCCTGCTGCTGCTCGACATGGATGACCTGCAGCAAACCCTGATTGCCTGCGCTGAAAATGCCAGCGAGTTGGCGACGACCTATGGCAACATTTCCAGGGCTTCGGTTGGTACGATCCAGCGCCAGCTGCTGGCCTTCGAAAGCCAGGGCGCCGACAAGTTCTTTGGCGAGCCGGCCTTCGAGATCAACGATTTCATCCGCGTCGATGAAAGCGGCAAGGGCGTGATCAACGTCCTCGCCGCCGACAAGCTGATGCAGAGCCCCAAGCTCTATGCCACCTTCCTGCTCTACCTGCTGTCCGAGCTGTTCGAAGCCCTGCCCGAAGTGGGCGATCCCGAAAAGCCGACCTTGGTGTTTTTCTTCGACGAAGCCCACCTGCTGTTCGAGGACGCGCCGCAGGCCCTGTTCGACAAGGTCGAGCAGGTCGTGCGCCTGATCCGCTCAAAGGGCGTGGGGGTCTATTTCATCACCCAGAACCCGATCGACATTCCGGAAAAGATCGCCGGTCAGCTCGGCAACCGCGTGCAGCACGCGCTGCGCGCCTTCACTCCGCGCGACCAGAAGGCGATCCGGGCCGCAGCCGAGACTTTCCGGATCAATCCGGACCTCGACGTCGAAACCGCGATCACCGAATTGAAGGTGGGTGAAGCGCTGGTTTCGACGCTCGATGACGATGGCGCGCCGACGATTGTCCAGCGTACGCTGATCGCTCCGCCGCGCTCGCGCCTCGGGCCGGTCACACCCAAGGAGCGGGCGATCATCCAGTCGATCAGCCCGTTCGACGGCAAGTACGACAACCTGGTCGATCGCGAGAGCGCCGAGGAAGTGCTGCTGCAGAAGGCGGCCGACGCCGCCCAGGCGGCCCAGGTGGTTGAAGAGCAGGGGGAGGAAGCCCAGCGGGCCCAGCCGCGCAAGACCACCTCAATGTGGGAAAAGGCCGGCAAGGCCGCCTTTGGCGCGGCCGCCGCTTCGGCCGGAACGATGGTGGCGCGGCAAATGACCGGGCGCAAGTCCGCCGGCTCGCCGGTCGCTTCGGCGGCCTCGGCTGCGGCGGGCGCCATCGGCACGGCGCTGGGCGGGGCCATGCTTGGCCGCTTTGCGCGTGGATTGCTTGGCGGCTTGCTACGCTAG
- the pabB gene encoding aminodeoxychorismate synthase component I, which produces MNGLFILLDDARPKGASPARLYCDPVELVVARRVEDVAPALTRIEALRAAGHHLAGYMAYEAGLALEERLAPLAAGRTGANGPLVWFGAFAGYTEIAASDVAAWLADRGGMGPARIGPLDPALSAGAYSRVFAELQDGIAAGDIYQANLTFPLAGTWRGEPLAIYAALRPAAGAGYGGVVYDGSHWLLSFSPELFFAEKDGAATVKPMKGTRPRGRDAAQDEALAAELSSSIKDRAENLMIVDLLRNDLSRVAEAGSVRVDRPFAVESYPTVHQMVTTVRARLQPGKGAADMIAALFPCGSITGAPKIRAMELINAAERDPRGPYCGAIGRIDAPKADGTSDAAFNVAIRTLRLTPVENNQGTAVLGVGSAIVADSEALPEWRESLVKGGFVRSSASGSGAAGFDLIETMAFSPEGGIPLLELHLERIKASAAELGFAFDRHAVRNAIQALCFEADAPARVRLVAARSGAYALEIGAMPEDFSEPARVAVLRLPVDTGDWRLRHKTSDREFYDAGLRAARNAGADEALLLRDDGLVTEGCITNLFVERDGRLLTPPAHLGLLPGVLRRSLIEAGRAVEAELTLDDLLDGFLIGNAVRGLMPARLLP; this is translated from the coding sequence ATGAACGGCCTCTTTATCCTGCTTGACGATGCCCGGCCCAAAGGGGCCAGCCCGGCGCGGCTGTACTGCGATCCGGTTGAGCTGGTCGTGGCGCGCCGGGTGGAAGACGTTGCCCCAGCGCTCACGCGGATCGAAGCGCTGCGCGCTGCCGGCCACCACCTGGCCGGCTACATGGCCTACGAGGCGGGTCTCGCATTGGAAGAGCGGCTGGCCCCCCTGGCGGCGGGACGAACAGGGGCGAACGGCCCCTTGGTGTGGTTCGGCGCTTTTGCGGGCTACACCGAAATCGCCGCAAGTGACGTTGCGGCCTGGCTTGCCGACCGCGGCGGCATGGGCCCGGCCCGCATTGGGCCGCTTGATCCAGCGCTATCGGCGGGGGCCTACAGCCGGGTCTTCGCGGAGCTGCAGGATGGAATCGCCGCGGGCGATATCTATCAGGCCAACCTGACTTTCCCGCTGGCGGGCACGTGGCGCGGCGAGCCGCTGGCGATCTATGCCGCGCTGCGCCCGGCGGCGGGAGCTGGTTATGGCGGGGTGGTCTACGATGGCTCGCACTGGCTGCTGAGCTTCTCGCCCGAGCTGTTCTTTGCCGAAAAGGACGGCGCGGCCACGGTCAAGCCAATGAAGGGCACGCGTCCCCGCGGGCGCGATGCGGCGCAGGATGAAGCGCTGGCGGCAGAACTTTCCAGTTCGATCAAGGACCGGGCCGAAAACCTGATGATTGTCGATCTGCTGCGCAATGACCTTAGCCGCGTGGCCGAGGCAGGCAGCGTGCGGGTCGACCGGCCCTTCGCAGTCGAAAGCTACCCGACCGTCCACCAGATGGTCACCACGGTCCGCGCGCGGCTGCAACCCGGCAAGGGCGCCGCCGATATGATCGCTGCGCTGTTCCCCTGCGGCTCGATCACCGGCGCGCCCAAGATCCGGGCGATGGAACTGATCAACGCGGCCGAACGCGATCCACGCGGGCCCTATTGCGGAGCGATTGGCCGGATCGACGCGCCGAAGGCCGATGGGACTTCCGATGCGGCGTTCAATGTGGCAATCCGCACCCTGCGGCTGACTCCGGTGGAGAACAACCAGGGAACGGCCGTGCTAGGGGTGGGATCGGCAATCGTCGCTGATTCCGAGGCTCTGCCCGAATGGCGCGAGAGCCTGGTCAAGGGAGGTTTCGTGCGCAGTTCCGCTTCGGGTTCAGGGGCCGCCGGATTTGACCTGATCGAGACCATGGCCTTTTCGCCCGAGGGCGGCATACCGCTGCTTGAACTCCACCTCGAACGGATCAAGGCCAGCGCGGCCGAACTGGGTTTTGCCTTCGATCGCCATGCCGTGCGCAACGCGATCCAGGCGCTGTGCTTCGAAGCCGACGCGCCGGCGCGGGTCCGATTGGTGGCAGCACGCAGCGGGGCCTATGCGCTGGAAATCGGCGCCATGCCTGAAGACTTTTCCGAACCGGCGCGGGTAGCGGTGCTGCGCCTGCCGGTCGATACCGGCGACTGGCGCCTGCGCCACAAGACCAGTGACCGCGAATTCTACGATGCGGGCCTGCGCGCGGCCCGCAATGCGGGGGCGGACGAAGCCCTGTTGCTGCGCGACGATGGGCTGGTGACTGAAGGCTGCATCACCAATCTGTTTGTCGAGCGCGATGGCCGGTTGCTGACCCCGCCCGCGCACCTCGGCCTGCTGCCCGGCGTGCTGCGCCGCTCGCTGATCGAGGCGGGCCGCGCGGTTGAGGCTGAGCTGACGCTCGATGACCTTCTGGATGGTTTCCTGATCGGCAATGCCGTGCGCGGGCTGATGCCAGCGCGGCTCTTGCCGTGA
- a CDS encoding pyridoxal phosphate-dependent aminotransferase has product MTDRAAALRAEGRDIISLSVGEPDFAMPAHVADAVRAALDAGDTKYTPVAGTARLRQAAALHFQRDLGLATTPEQVIISAGGKQAIFHALLATLNPGDEVLIPAPWWVSYPEIARFAGAEVVALKTTAAGGFRIIAEQLEAAITPQTRWLLLNSPGNPTGAVYSADELAKIGAVLDRHPQVLVMSDDIYAPLRYGSGTHATLAVVCAHLAERVLTVSGVSKSHAMTGLRIGVATGPAWLIEAMARLQSHSSGNPASLSQAAAVAAFEGPQDFLADWRERFRARRDLCVAALNAVPGLSTPVPEGAFYCMVDAAPLQGRFADDQALCLHLLEHGVAVVAASAFGGDFGFRISFATDEDRLTEALRRIAKALT; this is encoded by the coding sequence ATGACCGACCGCGCGGCCGCGCTGCGCGCCGAAGGCCGCGACATCATCTCGCTTTCGGTCGGTGAGCCGGACTTTGCGATGCCGGCCCACGTCGCCGATGCGGTGCGCGCCGCGCTCGATGCGGGCGACACGAAGTATACGCCAGTCGCCGGCACCGCCCGCCTGCGTCAAGCTGCTGCGCTGCATTTCCAGCGCGATCTGGGACTGGCGACCACGCCCGAGCAGGTAATCATCAGCGCCGGAGGCAAGCAGGCGATCTTTCACGCACTGCTGGCAACGCTCAATCCCGGCGACGAAGTGCTGATCCCCGCACCGTGGTGGGTCAGCTATCCCGAAATCGCCCGTTTTGCCGGGGCCGAGGTGGTGGCGCTCAAAACCACAGCGGCCGGCGGCTTCCGTATCATCGCCGAGCAGCTCGAAGCTGCGATCACGCCGCAGACCCGGTGGCTGCTGCTCAACAGCCCGGGCAACCCGACCGGCGCTGTCTATTCAGCCGATGAGTTAGCGAAGATCGGCGCGGTCCTCGACCGCCATCCCCAGGTGTTGGTGATGAGCGACGATATCTACGCCCCGCTGCGCTATGGCTCTGGCACCCACGCCACCCTCGCCGTGGTCTGCGCGCACCTGGCCGAACGGGTCTTGACCGTCTCGGGCGTTTCCAAGAGCCATGCCATGACCGGCCTGCGCATCGGTGTCGCCACTGGCCCGGCCTGGCTGATCGAGGCGATGGCGCGGCTGCAATCGCACTCCTCGGGCAATCCGGCCTCGCTCAGCCAAGCGGCAGCCGTTGCTGCCTTCGAGGGACCGCAGGACTTTCTGGCCGACTGGCGCGAACGCTTTCGCGCGCGCCGCGACCTTTGCGTTGCCGCGCTGAATGCCGTACCGGGCCTCTCGACCCCGGTGCCGGAGGGGGCTTTCTATTGCATGGTCGATGCCGCGCCCTTGCAGGGGCGCTTTGCTGACGACCAAGCACTCTGCCTCCACCTGCTCGAGCACGGTGTGGCGGTAGTCGCCGCTTCGGCCTTTGGGGGAGACTTCGGCTTCCGGATCAGCTTCGCGACTGACGAGGATCGATTGACGGAAGCGCTGCGGCGCATTGCAAAGGCGCTGACATGA
- a CDS encoding RluA family pseudouridine synthase yields the protein MNSIPVLFEDGEALVIDKPAGLPIERPRAGGPCLEDRAAEFRLGFARSPVPVHRIDTDTSGCLLLARNPKALKRFNAAFEARQVEKVYLGVVAGPVEGEAGTIELALTKISSAEKGWRMIPAKKGKQSITHWRKLAERDGLTLVEFRPETGRTHQIRVHALAGLGAALLGDPVYGAGPVPGAQRTMLHAAELTVPREGKAPVHARAPLPADFAALGFGHG from the coding sequence ATGAACTCCATCCCGGTCTTGTTCGAGGACGGCGAAGCCCTGGTGATCGACAAGCCGGCCGGCCTGCCGATCGAACGCCCGCGCGCCGGCGGCCCTTGTCTTGAGGATCGCGCGGCCGAATTTCGGCTCGGCTTTGCCCGGTCGCCGGTGCCGGTCCACCGGATCGATACCGACACTTCGGGCTGCCTGCTGCTGGCGCGCAATCCCAAGGCGCTGAAGCGCTTCAACGCCGCTTTCGAGGCGCGGCAGGTGGAGAAGGTGTACCTTGGCGTGGTCGCCGGACCGGTCGAAGGCGAAGCGGGCACGATCGAGCTGGCGCTGACCAAGATCAGCAGCGCCGAAAAGGGCTGGCGGATGATTCCGGCCAAGAAGGGCAAACAATCGATCACCCACTGGCGCAAGCTGGCGGAGCGGGACGGCCTGACCCTGGTCGAGTTCCGGCCCGAGACCGGCCGCACCCATCAGATCCGCGTCCATGCTCTGGCCGGCCTGGGCGCCGCGCTGCTGGGCGATCCGGTCTATGGTGCCGGCCCGGTGCCCGGTGCGCAGCGGACCATGCTTCATGCCGCAGAGCTGACCGTGCCGCGCGAAGGCAAGGCTCCGGTTCATGCCAGGGCCCCGCTGCCGGCCGATTTCGCCGCGCTTGGCTTCGGCCATGGCTGA